From the Diospyros lotus cultivar Yz01 chromosome 13, ASM1463336v1, whole genome shotgun sequence genome, one window contains:
- the LOC127789281 gene encoding mediator of RNA polymerase II transcription subunit 4, with translation MLQSVPHQIVQSPARLGLPNPNSPSLQNPTPPKFSSQLSQSHAPSQQPNLIPATTTSSTLLPLLPPLSRAQSLLLQMASLASRLFEVSPNRSHWLSAFRGSLPTFLSSQNKSSMTVPPESSPSSTKEILSLFTSLQTQLFEAVAELQEILDLQDAKQKVAREIRSKDAAMLSFANKLKEAERVLDILVDDYSDYHRPKRSKVENNMDDSCNTTIASQLNLSDILSYAHRISYTTFAPPEFGAGQAPLRGALPPAPQEEQLRASQLYAFANLDVGLPKSVESMEKTVEPFMEIPPVQPAEPNPLGDLTAIQGLIPPTIVVPSGWKPGMPVELPSDLPIVPPPGWKPGDPVPLPPLDALPVPAGRVEGQPPRPVPAQGLPKAPEPIQVRHVQLDIDDDSSDYSSDTGSSDDED, from the coding sequence ATGCTACAAAGCGTTCCTCATCAAATTGTACAATCACCAGCTAGGCTAGGCCTACCAAACCCAAATTCACCTTCTCTACAGAACCCTACCCCTCCTAAATTCTCTTCCCAACTCTCACAATCTCATGCCCCCAGTCAACAACCTAATTTGATACCTGCTACAACCACCTCCTCAACTCTTCTACCTTTACTTCCACCTCTCTCTAGGGCTCAATCCCTTCTCCTTCAAATGGCCTCCCTTGCATCTCGACTTTTTGAAGTCTCACCCAATCGGTCTCATTGGCTCAGTGCCTTCCGTGGTTCCCTTCCTACCTTTCTATCTTCGCAGAACAAATCCTCAATGACTGTTCCTCCAGAATCATCTCCTTCCTCCACAAAAGAGATACTATCACTTTTTACGTCCCTTCAGACTCAACTCTTTGAAGCTGTTGCAGAACTTCAGGAAATTCTTGATCTTCAAGATGCTAAGCAGAAAGTTGCTCGTGAAATCCGGTCAAAAGATGCTGCAATGCTTTCCTTTGCTAATAAACTTAAAGAAGCTGAAAGGGTTCTTGACATTCTCGTTGACGATTATTCTGATTATCACCGCCCCAAAAGATCAAAAGTGGAGAACAATATGGATGATTCTTGTAACACAACTATTGCTAGTCAGCTGAATTTGTCTGACATTTTATCATATGCCCACAGGATAAGCTACACAACCTTTGCACCGCCAGAATTTGGTGCTGGGCAGGCTCCATTGCGAGGGGCACTTCCGCCCGCCCCTCAGGAGGAGCAACTGCGTGCTTCTCAATTGTATGCCTTTGCCAACCTAGATGTTGGTCTACCTAAATCAGTAGAAAGCATGGAGAAAACAGTTGAGCCATTCATGGAAATTCCACCTGTTCAGCCGGCGGAACCCAATCCGCTTGGTGATCTAACTGCAATTCAGGGTCTGATTCCTCCAACTATTGTGGTTCCATCTGGATGGAAGCCTGGAATGCCTGTGGAACTGCCCAGTGATCTGCCAATTGTTCCGCCACCTGGGTGGAAGCCTGGAGATCCCGTCCCATTGCCTCCACTTGATGCTCTCCCTGTGCCTGCGGGCAGAGTCGAGGGGCAACCACCCCGACCTGTTCCTGCTCAAGGATTGCCAAAAGCACCCGAGCCAATCCAAGTTCGGCATGTTCAGCTTGATATCGATGATGATAGTAGTGATTATAGTAGTGATACTGGAAGTTCTGATGATGAAGATTAA
- the LOC127789360 gene encoding protein REVEILLE 8-like isoform X2: MNSSSSNPPAQSMANSTSTDGSGKKVRKPYTITKSRESWTEEEHDKFLEALQLFDRDWKKIEDFVGSKTVIQIRSHAQKYFLKVQKNGTTAHVPPPRPKRKATHPYPQKAPKNVLAPLQASMAYPSSLTSLPPGYSPWDDTSMLINTASGGMMPSQDEHNLHGLEADIGSKGIGRITNSSAVGIGSSSRTLPSSELPAQGEQNSLLHGIPDFAEVYSFIGSVFDPDTEGHMQKLKEMDPINFETVLLLMRNLTINLSSPDFEPIRNVMSSYDVNTKAIATANVTTNQNNELSC; encoded by the exons ATGAATTCGAGCTCCTCCAACCCTCCTGCTCAGTCCATGGCCAACTCAACGTCGACCGATGGCTCAGGCAAGAAGGTTCGAAAGCCTTACACTATTACCAAGTCCAGAGAGAGTTGGACCGAAGAAGAGCACGACAAGTTCCTTGAAGCTCTTCAACT GTTTGACCGTGACTggaagaaaattgaagattttGTTGGTTCAAAGACAGTTATTCAG ATTCGGAGTCATGCTCAAAAGTACTTTCTGAAGGTCCAAAAGAATGGCACAACTGCACATGTACCTCCACCTCGCCCCAAGCGCAAAGCTACTCATCCTTACCCACAAAAGGCACCAAAAAATG TTTTAGCACCGCTGCAAGCTTCCATGGCATATCCTTCTTCATTAACTTCCCTTCCTCCTGGATATTCTCCATGGGATGACACTTCCATGCTCATAAATACTGCATCTGGCGGAATGATGCCGTCACAAGATGAACATaatcttcatggacttgaag CTGATATTGGATCAAAGGGGATAGGAAGGATTACTAACAGCAGTGCTGTTggcattggaagctcaagtagAACACTGCCAAGTTCTGAGTTACCGGCACAAGGAGAACAAAATTCTTTGCTTCACG GTATACCAGATTTTGCAGAAGTCTACAGCTTTATTGGGAGCGTCTTCGATCCAGATACTGAAGGTCACATGCAGAAACTAAAGGAGATGGATCCTATTAACTTTGAAACT GTCTTGTTGCTTATGAGAAACCTCACAATCAACTTGTCTAGTCCTGATTTTGAGCCAATT AGGAATGTCATGTCTTCATATGATGTCAATACCAAAGCTATTGCTACAGCCAATGTTACGACGAACCAGAACAACGAGCTCTCGTGTTAA
- the LOC127789360 gene encoding protein REVEILLE 8-like isoform X6, with product MNSSSSNPPAQSMANSTSTDGSGKKVRKPYTITKSRESWTEEEHDKFLEALQLFDRDWKKIEDFVGSKTVIQIRSHAQKYFLKVQKNGTTAHVPPPRPKRKATHPYPQKAPKNVLAPLQASMAYPSSLTSLPPGYSPWDDTSMLINTASGGMMPSQDEHNLHGLEADIGSKGIGRITNSSAVGIGSSSRTLPSSELPAQGEQNSLLHGIPDFAEVYSFIGSVFDPDTEGHMQKLKEMDPINFETVLLLMRNLTINLSSPDFEPIMVSLAGAEECHVFI from the exons ATGAATTCGAGCTCCTCCAACCCTCCTGCTCAGTCCATGGCCAACTCAACGTCGACCGATGGCTCAGGCAAGAAGGTTCGAAAGCCTTACACTATTACCAAGTCCAGAGAGAGTTGGACCGAAGAAGAGCACGACAAGTTCCTTGAAGCTCTTCAACT GTTTGACCGTGACTggaagaaaattgaagattttGTTGGTTCAAAGACAGTTATTCAG ATTCGGAGTCATGCTCAAAAGTACTTTCTGAAGGTCCAAAAGAATGGCACAACTGCACATGTACCTCCACCTCGCCCCAAGCGCAAAGCTACTCATCCTTACCCACAAAAGGCACCAAAAAATG TTTTAGCACCGCTGCAAGCTTCCATGGCATATCCTTCTTCATTAACTTCCCTTCCTCCTGGATATTCTCCATGGGATGACACTTCCATGCTCATAAATACTGCATCTGGCGGAATGATGCCGTCACAAGATGAACATaatcttcatggacttgaag CTGATATTGGATCAAAGGGGATAGGAAGGATTACTAACAGCAGTGCTGTTggcattggaagctcaagtagAACACTGCCAAGTTCTGAGTTACCGGCACAAGGAGAACAAAATTCTTTGCTTCACG GTATACCAGATTTTGCAGAAGTCTACAGCTTTATTGGGAGCGTCTTCGATCCAGATACTGAAGGTCACATGCAGAAACTAAAGGAGATGGATCCTATTAACTTTGAAACT GTCTTGTTGCTTATGAGAAACCTCACAATCAACTTGTCTAGTCCTGATTTTGAGCCAATT ATGGTTTCATTGGCTGGTGCAGAGGAATGTCATGTCTTCATATGA
- the LOC127789360 gene encoding protein REVEILLE 8-like isoform X10 gives MNSSSSNPPAQSMANSTSTDGSGKKVRKPYTITKSRESWTEEEHDKFLEALQLFDRDWKKIEDFVGSKTVIQIRSHAQKYFLKVQKNGTTAHVPPPRPKRKATHPYPQKAPKNVLAPLQASMAYPSSLTSLPPGYSPWDDTSMLINTASGGMMPSQDEHNLHGLEADIGSKGIGRITNSSAVGIGSSSRTLPSSELPAQGEQNSLLHGIPDFAEVYSFIGSVFDPDTEGHMQKLKEMDPINFETVLLLMRNLTINLSSPDFEPIL, from the exons ATGAATTCGAGCTCCTCCAACCCTCCTGCTCAGTCCATGGCCAACTCAACGTCGACCGATGGCTCAGGCAAGAAGGTTCGAAAGCCTTACACTATTACCAAGTCCAGAGAGAGTTGGACCGAAGAAGAGCACGACAAGTTCCTTGAAGCTCTTCAACT GTTTGACCGTGACTggaagaaaattgaagattttGTTGGTTCAAAGACAGTTATTCAG ATTCGGAGTCATGCTCAAAAGTACTTTCTGAAGGTCCAAAAGAATGGCACAACTGCACATGTACCTCCACCTCGCCCCAAGCGCAAAGCTACTCATCCTTACCCACAAAAGGCACCAAAAAATG TTTTAGCACCGCTGCAAGCTTCCATGGCATATCCTTCTTCATTAACTTCCCTTCCTCCTGGATATTCTCCATGGGATGACACTTCCATGCTCATAAATACTGCATCTGGCGGAATGATGCCGTCACAAGATGAACATaatcttcatggacttgaag CTGATATTGGATCAAAGGGGATAGGAAGGATTACTAACAGCAGTGCTGTTggcattggaagctcaagtagAACACTGCCAAGTTCTGAGTTACCGGCACAAGGAGAACAAAATTCTTTGCTTCACG GTATACCAGATTTTGCAGAAGTCTACAGCTTTATTGGGAGCGTCTTCGATCCAGATACTGAAGGTCACATGCAGAAACTAAAGGAGATGGATCCTATTAACTTTGAAACT GTCTTGTTGCTTATGAGAAACCTCACAATCAACTTGTCTAGTCCTGATTTTGAGCCAATT CTTTGA
- the LOC127789359 gene encoding pentatricopeptide repeat-containing protein At3g09650, chloroplastic, giving the protein MTTAVKLPPPPPPPPSNRRLHLPQTLTLHWASSPPPKYPHFPTQATSDHHSNSLATTTKTNPPPGFHDATLLALLRQRKTDEAWLIYSQSSSLPSPTCLSRLVCQLSYQNTRQGLERAQSIVRRLRHERQLHRLDANSLGLLAVAAAKAGHTPYAASVIKSMLKSGYLPHVKAWSAVVSRLAAAGDDGPSEAVNLFASVVRRIRRFADPKVVADSAPDTAAYNAVLNACANIGDTKQFLQLFDEMPEWGCEPDVLTYNVMLKLCARVERKDLLVFVLERILEEKIPLCMTTFHSLVAAYVGFGDLETAENMVQAMRVGRQDLCRILRDFDLETPTRDKSGVLEKLLPNSVNPSDYEPPLLPKIYAPDSRIYTTLMKGYMKEGRVSDTVRMLEAMRHQEDSASRPDHVSYTTVVSALVKVGSMDRARQVLAEMTRIGVRANRITYNILLKGYCHQLQIEKAKDLIREMVDDAGIEPDVVSYNTLIDGCILVDDSAGALNYFNEMRARGIAPTKISYTTLMKAFALSGQPKLANKVFDEMLQDPRVKVDLVAWNMLVEGYCRLGLIEEAKKIVERMKENGFYPNVATYGSLANGIAVARKPGEALLLWNEIKERCGDKKGGDVANSSSAVIPLTPDEGLLDTLADICVRAAFFRKALEIVACMEENGIPPNKTKYTRIYVEMHSRMFTSKHASKARQDRRVERKRAAEAFKFWLGLPNSYYGSEWRLEPVDGDGDGDEYASDSS; this is encoded by the coding sequence ATGACCACCGCCGTCAAGctcccaccaccaccacctccgCCACCTTCAAACCGACGACTTCACCTCCCCCAGACCCTCACTCTCCACTGGGCTTCTTCTCCCCCTCCAAAGTACCCCCACTTTCCCACTCAAGCCACTTCCGACCACCACTCCAATTCCCTCGCAACAACCACCAAAACAAACCCACCTCCCGGTTTCCATGATGCCACGCTCCTAGCGCTGCTCCGGCAGAGGAAAACGGACGAGGCCTGGCTGATATACTCGCAGAGTTCGAGTCTTCCCAGCCCCACTTGCCTCAGCCGACTGGTCTGTCAATTGTCGTACCAGAACACGCGCCAGGGCCTGGAGCGCGCGCAATCCATCGTCCGGCGCCTCCGCCATGAGCGGCAGCTCCACCGCCTCGACGCCAACTCGCTTGGCCTCCTCGCGGTGGCCGCCGCCAAGGCCGGCCACACGCCATACGCCGCCTCCGTTATTAAGTCCATGCTCAAGTCCGGTTACCTGCCCCACGTCAAGGCGTGGAGCGCCGTCGTCAGCCGCCTCGCCGCCGCCGGCGACGACGGCCCCTCCGAGGCGGTTAATCTGTTTGCCTCCGTTGTCCGTAGAATTCGTAGGTTTGCGGACCCGAAAGTAGTGGCGGATTCCGCTCCTGACACGGCTGCTTACAATGCGGTGCTCAATGCTTGCGCCAATATTGGGGATACAAAACAGTTCCTCCAACTGTTCGACGAAATGCCTGAGTGGGGTTGTGAGCCTGATGTTTTAACCTACAATGTGATGCTTAAGTTGTGTGCTAGAGTTGAGAGGAAAGACCTACTTGTTTTTGTATTAGAGAGAATTCTGGAGGAGAAAATTCCTTTGTGTATGACCACATTCCATTCGCTTGTCGCCGCTTATGTTGGCTTTGGTGATCTAGAAACGGCAGAGAATATGGTGCAGGCAATGAGGGTGGGTCGGCAGGACCTTTGTCGAATTCTAAGAGACTTCGATTTGGAAACCCCAACTCGGGATAAGAGTGGTGTACTTGAGAAACTGCTTCCCAATTCTGTTAATCCAAGCGATTATGAACCCCCATTGTTGCCTAAGATATACGCCCCCGACTCTAGAATTTACACGACTCTAATGAAGGGTTATATGAAAGAAGGGCGTGTTAGTGACACGGTGAGAATGCTAGAGGCAATGCGGCATCAAGAAGATAGTGCCAGCCGCCCCGACCATGTTAGTTACACAACAGTTGTGTCCGCGCTGGTGAAGGTGGGATCGATGGATCGGGCTCGGCAGGTGCTAGCCGAGATGACTAGAATTGGTGTTCGTGCTAATAGGATTACTTACAATATCCTTCTCAAAGGGTATTGCCACCAGCTGCAGATAGAGAAGGCGAAAGACTTGATTCGAGAGATGGTTGATGATGCTGGGATTGAGCCTGATGTTGTTTCCTATAATACTTTGATTGATGGATGTATACTGGTTGATGACAGCGCCGGGGCTCTTAACTACTTCAATGAAATGCGAGCAAGAGGAATTGCTCCTACCAAGATCAGTTACACTACTTTAATGAAAGCGTTTGCTTTGTCAGGCCAACCAAAGCTAGCTAACAAGGTCTTCGATGAGATGCTCCAGGACCCCAGAGTGAAGGTCGATTTGGTTGCTTGGAATATGTTGGTTGAAGGGTATTGTAGGCTCGGTTTGATTGAAGAAGCCAAGAAAATAGTTGAGAGGATGAAAGAAAACGGATTCTACCCTAATGTCGCTACGTATGGAAGCCTTGCAAACGGGATTGCAGTTGCTAGAAAGCCTGGAGAAGCACTACTGCTTTGGAATGAAATAAAGGAGAGGTGTGGCGACAAAAAAGGAGGTGATGTCGCTAATTCCTCTTCGGCTGTTATACCATTGACACCCGATGAAGGTCTCTTGGATACTCTGGCTGATATTTGTGTGAGGGCTGCTTTCTTCCGGAAAGCTCTGGAGATTGTAGCTTGCATGGAGGAGAATGGAATACCACCAAATAAGACCAAGTATACAAGAATCTATGTGGAGATGCATTCCAGGATGTTCACAAGTAAGCACGCATCAAAAGCCCGGCAAGATCGAAGGGTTGAGAGGAAGAGAGCTGCAGAGGCATTCAAGTTCTGGCTGGGATTGCCTAATTCTTACTATGGGAGTGAGTGGCGGCTTGAGCCTgtagatggagatggagatggagatgaatATGCTTCTGATTCTTCATAA